One segment of Triticum aestivum cultivar Chinese Spring chromosome 2A, IWGSC CS RefSeq v2.1, whole genome shotgun sequence DNA contains the following:
- the LOC123188158 gene encoding U-box domain-containing protein 4, producing the protein MDSDASVSPRRRSCYSDSGDSSCSEPFSECGSDDLSFTPAAAAGIHRLLLSCAAEASDGSISSLVAELESPSASVDSLRRAAMELRLLAKHNPDNRIRIAASGAVRPLVALLSHADPLLQEHGVTALLNLSICDENKALMVEAGAIRPLVRALKSAASPAARENAACALLRLSQLDGAAAAAVGRAGAVPLLVSLLETGGARGKKDAATALYALCSGARENRLRAVEAGAVRPLLDLMSDPESGMVDKAAYVLHSLVGFAEGRSATVEEGGIPVLVEMVEVGTSRQKEIATLSLLQICDDNAAYRTMVAREGAIPPLVALSQSSSARPKLKTKAEALVEMLRQPRSASLRATRPAAIVAAE; encoded by the exons ATGGACTCGGACGCCTCCGTGTCCCCGCGGCGGCGGAGCTGCTACAGCGACAGCGGCGACTCCTCCTGCTCCGAGCCCTTCAGCGAGTGCGGCAGCGACGACCTCTCCttcacgcccgccgccgccgcgggcatcCACCGCCTGCTGCTCTCCTGCGCGGCCGAGGCCTCCGACGGCTCCATCTCCTCGCTCGTCGCCGAGCTTGAGTCGCCCTCGGCCTCGGTCGACTCgctccgccgcgccgccatggagcTGCGGCTGCTCGCCAAGCACAACCCGGACAACCGCATCCGCATCGCGGCGTCCGGGGCGGTGCGGCCGCTCGTGGCCCTGCTGTCGCACGCCGACCCGCTGCTGCAGGAGCACGGGGTGACGGCGCTGCTCAACCTCTCCATCTGCGACGAGAACAAGGCCCTCATGGTCGAGGCCGGCGCGATACGGCCGCTGGTGCGCGCGCTCAAGTcggccgcgtcgcccgcggccaGGGAGAACGCCGCGTGCGCGCTGCTCCGCCTCTCCCAGCTCGACGGCGCCGCGGCGGCCGCCGTCGGCCGCGCGGGCGCCGTCCCGCTGCTGGTGTCCCTGCTCGAgaccggcggcgcgcgcgggaagAAGGACGCCGCCACGGCGCTCTACGCGCTCTGCAGCGGCGCGCGCGAGAACCGCCTGCGCGCAGTCGAGGCCGGCGCCGTGCGCCCGCTGCTGGACCTCATGTCGGACCCGGAGTCCGGCATGGTGGACAAGGCCGCCTACGTGCTCCACTCCCTGGTGGGCTTCGCCGAGGGCCGCTCCGCCACCGTGGAGGAGGGCGGCATCCCCGTGCTGGTGGAGATGGTGGAGGTCGGCACCTCGCGGCAGAAGGAGATCGCCACGCTCTCCCTCCTCCAGATCTGCGACGACAACGCGGCGTACCGCACCATGGTCGCCCGCGAGGGCGCCatccctcccctcgtcgccctctcCCAGTCCTCCTCCGCGCGCCCCAAGCTCAAAACCAAG GCTGAGGCGCTGGTCGAGATGCTACGGCAACCGCGGAGCGCGAGCCTGCGCGCAACCAGGCCGGCGGCGATCGTTGCGGCGGAGTGA